A stretch of the Clostridium botulinum genome encodes the following:
- a CDS encoding zinc ribbon domain-containing protein has translation MKRRSNIRKQSESKSRFTSIYPFSGITYCGKCGMQFRRRKWGTKPKYFQYVWICKARYDNGPEACNMPAVHEEKLKKAFVRAINKAISDKEEFTKKIINNVQKVVPKEQENLSVDEIQDRLKELQQELMKLVRINVNTGLDAEVYDGEYARIAKEIECLREKKQRIQEAKLDDTIRKNRAQEIADIIKRQELVKRFDEELFRAVIERITVLSIAEVEFKFKSGLKVREIL, from the coding sequence ATGAAAAGGCGAAGTAATATTAGAAAGCAAAGTGAAAGTAAGAGTAGATTTACAAGTATATATCCTTTTTCAGGAATAACCTACTGTGGTAAGTGCGGTATGCAGTTTAGAAGGAGAAAATGGGGAACTAAACCTAAATATTTTCAATATGTTTGGATATGCAAAGCAAGATATGATAATGGACCAGAAGCTTGCAACATGCCTGCAGTTCATGAAGAAAAATTAAAGAAGGCCTTTGTAAGAGCAATAAATAAAGCAATAAGTGATAAAGAAGAATTTACTAAAAAGATTATAAACAATGTTCAAAAAGTAGTTCCAAAAGAGCAAGAAAATTTAAGTGTGGATGAAATACAGGATAGATTAAAAGAACTGCAGCAGGAGCTTATGAAGCTAGTAAGAATTAATGTAAATACAGGTTTAGATGCAGAAGTCTATGATGGAGAATATGCAAGAATTGCAAAGGAAATAGAATGCTTAAGAGAAAAGAAACAAAGAATTCAAGAAGCAAAGCTGGATGATACCATAAGAAAAAATAGAGCACAAGAGATTGCAGATATTATAAAGAGGCAGGAATTAGTAAAAAGGTTTGATGAAGAATTGTTTAGAGCAGTGATTGAGAGAATAACGGTACTTTCAATAGCGGAGGTAGAGTTTAAGTTTAAATCGGGGTTGAAGGTTAGGGAGATATTATAA
- a CDS encoding transposase, whose translation MPIIALIKSYPNIKVVSRDGSITYKNAISKAHPSVMQISDRFHMLKNFTEYYKQYLNKYFKSQVMINNSNSNKQEMKNIISNFQNEKALKARQMFNVGIKKTKICKILKLHIKTLNKILELSELDINYYGESKLRIIQEERAKNKLEIINIAREMKKKSVPVARIAKALNLDRRTIDKYLDEKTTGINPRLGVKRKSKLDAYVDSINSLIQVGSTSKAIYSKIKDMGYTGSESLIRTYRAQNKGITYFSSTTTSVKRSSLIKLLYKPVNKIKDLSNEIISEIYNSYPIYKEIINLLIEFKNILNNKIIDEFQKWLHKAAALKINEINSFINGLTRDIDAVKNAILYEYNNGLAEGFINKLKLIKRIMYGRCNFNLLKNKILMLEELKFN comes from the coding sequence ATTCCCATAATAGCACTTATAAAGAGTTATCCTAACATTAAAGTAGTTTCTAGAGATGGTTCTATTACATATAAAAATGCTATTTCTAAAGCTCATCCATCTGTGATGCAGATTAGTGATAGATTTCATATGCTTAAAAATTTTACGGAGTATTATAAACAATATTTAAATAAATATTTTAAATCTCAAGTTATGATAAATAATAGTAATTCTAATAAACAGGAAATGAAAAATATCATAAGTAATTTCCAAAATGAAAAAGCTTTAAAAGCAAGACAAATGTTTAATGTGGGCATAAAGAAAACTAAAATTTGTAAAATTTTAAAATTACACATAAAAACCTTAAATAAAATTTTAGAACTGAGCGAATTAGACATAAATTATTATGGTGAAAGTAAGCTTCGAATAATTCAAGAGGAAAGAGCAAAAAACAAATTAGAAATTATTAATATAGCAAGAGAAATGAAGAAAAAATCTGTACCTGTTGCTAGAATAGCTAAAGCGCTTAATTTGGACAGACGTACTATAGATAAATATCTGGATGAAAAAACCACTGGAATAAATCCACGACTTGGAGTTAAGAGGAAAAGTAAATTAGATGCATATGTAGATTCTATTAATAGCTTAATACAAGTAGGTTCAACTTCAAAAGCTATATATTCAAAAATAAAAGACATGGGATATACAGGCTCTGAATCGTTAATTAGAACATATAGAGCGCAAAATAAAGGTATTACCTATTTCTCATCAACAACTACATCAGTAAAAAGAAGTTCTTTGATAAAATTACTATATAAACCTGTTAATAAAATCAAAGATTTATCCAATGAAATTATAAGTGAAATATACAATTCATATCCAATATATAAAGAAATAATCAATTTACTAATTGAGTTTAAAAATATATTAAATAATAAAATAATTGATGAATTTCAGAAATGGCTACATAAAGCTGCGGCATTAAAAATTAATGAAATTAATTCTTTTATAAACGGGCTAACTAGGGACATTGATGCTGTAAAAAATGCTATACTTTATGAATATAACAATGGACTTGCAGAAGGATTTATAAATAAATTAAAATTAATTAAAAGGATAATGTATGGAAGATGTAATTTTAATCTTTTAAAAAATAAAATATTAATGTTAGAAGAACTCAAATTCAACTAA
- the istB gene encoding IS21-like element ISCbo2 family helper ATPase IstB yields the protein MNSAYTQLIKNLEYLKFKQMINHLDEVIDFSTKNNLSFVDALIKLTAYEIDFKEANMIKSMVKVEAFPHKKEVKDFDFSFQPSINKDQILDFLTLRFLNTQENIVFLGPSGVGKTHLATSIGIAAAKRRYSTYFIKCHDLLQQLKRANLENRLDSRLKHFSKYKLLIIDELGYLPINKEDSKLFFQLIDMRYEKKSTILTTNINFNAWDDIFYDPVIANAILDRVLHHAHVVPINGKSYRLKDHFKDDDE from the coding sequence ATGAATAGTGCATATACACAACTTATAAAAAATCTAGAGTATTTAAAATTTAAACAAATGATTAATCATTTAGACGAAGTTATTGATTTTTCTACCAAAAATAATTTATCTTTTGTTGATGCTCTTATTAAGCTTACAGCTTATGAAATAGATTTTAAAGAAGCAAATATGATTAAATCTATGGTAAAAGTAGAGGCTTTTCCCCATAAAAAAGAGGTTAAGGACTTTGATTTTAGTTTTCAACCTAGCATTAATAAAGATCAGATATTAGATTTTTTAACATTGCGCTTTCTAAATACACAAGAAAATATAGTTTTCTTGGGTCCTAGTGGAGTAGGAAAAACGCATCTTGCTACATCTATAGGAATTGCGGCAGCAAAACGTAGATATAGCACATACTTTATTAAATGTCATGATTTATTACAGCAATTAAAACGTGCAAATTTAGAGAATCGATTAGATTCTAGACTTAAACATTTTAGTAAGTACAAGCTCCTAATAATAGATGAATTAGGCTATCTACCGATAAATAAAGAAGACTCTAAGTTATTCTTCCAACTCATTGACATGCGATATGAGAAAAAAAGTACAATTTTAACAACCAATATAAATTTCAATGCTTGGGATGATATTTTTTATGATCCTGTTATTGCAAATGCCATATTAGATAGAGTTTTGCACCATGCTCATGTTGTACCTATTAATGGAAAGTCTTATCGCTTAAAAGATCACTTTAAAGATGACGATGAGTAA
- a CDS encoding transposase family protein has translation MDEFIKLLDENLDYISHKIIADTFYIDVVSNRKQVICPFCGKPSTKTHSRYIKQFQDLPIQGKNINVKIIMKFSDHLRV, from the coding sequence ATGGATGAATTTATAAAATTATTGGATGAAAATCTTGATTACATTAGTCATAAAATTATAGCTGATACTTTCTATATAGATGTTGTTTCTAATAGAAAACAAGTAATTTGCCCATTCTGTGGAAAACCTTCGACTAAGACTCATTCAAGATATATTAAACAATTTCAAGATTTACCTATTCAGGGTAAGAATATAAACGTCAAGATAATAATGAAATTTTCCGATCATTTAAGGGTGTAG
- a CDS encoding recombinase family protein yields MPKVSVIPAKPVQVIKGMSKETKKRVCAYCRVSTDSDEQLTSYEAQVTYYEEYIKSKPEYEFCGIFADEGISGTNTKKRTQFNKMIEEALAGKFDMIITKSISRFSRNTLDTLKYIRILKEKGIGVYFEKEHIDTLDSKGEVLITILSSLAQDESRNISENSRWGIVRRFQQGKIRVNHKRFLGYDKDLEGNLIINKQQAKVVRRIYEEYLEGKGIKAIAKGLEKDKILTGAGKSKWYDSTLQKILRNEKYTGDALLQKTITTDFLTHKRVKNRGEVQQYFVEDSHPAIISKETFQRVQEEIKRRANLVGYSEKTKSRYTHKYAFSGKIICGNCGSKLRRKRWGPGEKYKKYVWLCANHIDNGVKACNMKAVSEEKLKAAFVKSINKIINNKEDFIKKLMKNVNMVLENKEDETEVKAINEKLEQLKEQMMNLVRLNVRSSLDNQIYDEEYQRLEEEMQKLKEKKAKFDNTDLIREKGLQKVKEIKKVLAGREDIIKKFDDELFTQIVKQVKVISLVEVEFVYKSGAKIKEIL; encoded by the coding sequence ATGCCTAAAGTTTCAGTAATACCAGCAAAACCGGTACAAGTTATAAAAGGAATGTCCAAGGAAACTAAAAAGAGAGTTTGTGCTTATTGTAGGGTAAGTACAGATTCAGATGAGCAGCTTACAAGTTATGAAGCGCAAGTTACTTATTATGAAGAATACATTAAAAGCAAACCTGAATATGAGTTTTGTGGGATATTTGCAGATGAAGGGATATCAGGAACTAATACAAAAAAGCGTACTCAGTTTAATAAAATGATAGAAGAAGCTCTTGCAGGTAAATTTGATATGATAATTACAAAATCAATAAGTAGATTTTCAAGAAATACACTAGATACCTTAAAATATATCAGAATATTAAAAGAAAAAGGTATAGGAGTGTATTTTGAAAAAGAGCACATAGATACTTTAGATAGCAAAGGAGAAGTCCTAATTACGATCTTGTCCAGCCTTGCGCAAGATGAGTCAAGAAATATTTCTGAAAATAGCCGATGGGGCATAGTCAGAAGGTTTCAGCAAGGAAAAATTAGAGTAAATCATAAAAGATTTTTGGGCTATGATAAAGACTTGGAAGGCAATCTAATTATAAATAAACAGCAAGCAAAAGTTGTAAGGAGAATATATGAAGAATATCTAGAAGGTAAGGGAATTAAAGCAATAGCTAAAGGTCTTGAAAAAGATAAAATATTAACTGGAGCGGGAAAGAGTAAATGGTATGATTCAACACTTCAAAAGATTTTAAGAAATGAAAAATATACAGGAGATGCACTTCTTCAAAAGACTATAACAACAGATTTTTTAACACATAAAAGAGTGAAAAATAGAGGAGAAGTTCAACAATACTTTGTTGAAGATAGCCATCCAGCAATCATTTCAAAAGAAACATTTCAAAGGGTTCAAGAGGAAATAAAGAGAAGAGCAAATCTTGTAGGATATTCGGAAAAAACTAAAAGTAGATACACTCATAAATATGCATTTTCAGGAAAGATAATATGCGGTAATTGTGGAAGTAAATTAAGAAGAAAAAGATGGGGACCAGGTGAAAAATATAAAAAATATGTGTGGCTATGCGCAAATCATATTGATAATGGAGTTAAGGCTTGTAACATGAAAGCGGTAAGTGAAGAAAAGTTAAAAGCAGCTTTTGTAAAATCCATAAATAAGATTATTAACAACAAAGAAGATTTTATTAAAAAACTTATGAAAAATGTAAATATGGTTTTAGAAAACAAAGAAGATGAAACAGAAGTAAAAGCTATAAATGAAAAGCTAGAACAACTTAAAGAACAGATGATGAACTTGGTAAGACTGAATGTAAGAAGTAGTTTAGACAATCAGATTTATGATGAGGAATACCAAAGGCTGGAAGAAGAGATGCAGAAGTTAAAAGAAAAGAAAGCTAAGTTTGATAATACGGATTTAATAAGGGAGAAGGGGCTTCAGAAAGTAAAAGAGATTAAAAAGGTATTAGCTGGGAGAGAAGATATTATTAAAAAGTTTGATGATGAGCTTTTTACACAGATAGTGAAGCAGGTAAAGGTGATAAGTTTGGTGGAGGTGGAGTTTGTTTATAAGAGTGGTGCAAAGATTAAAGAAATATTGTAA
- a CDS encoding recombinase family protein has product MKKVTAIKAKNTVVNKELLKKPRVCAYCRVSTDNSKQLESLETQVSYYENYIKNKSGWEYAGVFKDEGISGTGIAKRADFNKMLKACELGKIDLIITKSISRFSRNTADCLETVRYLKKLKVAVYFERENINTLGAGSELILSVLSSLAQDESKNISENIKWAFQKKFKQGRIQINTKRFLGYDVENGMLIINKEEAKIVKRIYKEYLSGSSLSEIKKGLEKDKIKTVTGLDTWQNSTIKKILSNEKYYGDLIQQKTITVDYLTHKRKKNNGEAPKYEIKNHHKGIISKEDFLKVQDIMKKRAAEFGNLPENRNKYTRRYAFSGKIICGNCGAVFKRRTWNNKSKYKKIVWQCSTYINEGKNKCDMKAIDDNTLKAVFVEMFNRLYENKNNFFKAFIDNIDKVLKESAKCENVSKLDKEIDNANEEIKKLIRQQIKGQLQDEVFDIKHKSLNEKLQELKASKNTVAFNGNKYKEILKRSKEIERIIEMRKSTLIEFDDDIFKNLIEKIVVVTPTHLEFHLKNGMKVKEEFTKK; this is encoded by the coding sequence TTGAAAAAAGTAACTGCTATTAAAGCTAAAAATACAGTAGTCAATAAAGAATTACTTAAAAAACCTAGAGTTTGTGCTTACTGTAGAGTAAGTACAGACAACAGCAAGCAGTTGGAATCTTTAGAAACACAGGTTTCCTATTATGAAAATTACATTAAGAATAAATCAGGGTGGGAATATGCTGGAGTATTTAAAGATGAAGGTATTTCTGGAACTGGTATAGCTAAAAGAGCAGATTTTAATAAAATGCTTAAAGCTTGCGAACTAGGAAAAATAGATTTAATAATAACAAAGAGTATATCAAGATTTTCAAGAAATACAGCAGATTGCTTAGAAACAGTCAGATATTTAAAGAAGTTAAAGGTTGCAGTTTATTTTGAAAGAGAAAATATAAATACTCTTGGAGCAGGTAGTGAATTGATTTTAAGTGTACTAAGTTCGTTAGCCCAAGATGAATCAAAAAATATATCAGAAAATATTAAATGGGCTTTTCAAAAGAAGTTTAAACAGGGAAGAATCCAAATCAACACTAAAAGATTTCTTGGCTATGATGTAGAAAATGGGATGCTCATAATAAACAAAGAGGAAGCTAAAATAGTAAAAAGAATTTATAAAGAATATTTAAGTGGAAGTAGTTTAAGTGAAATAAAAAAAGGACTTGAAAAAGATAAAATTAAAACTGTAACAGGTCTTGATACGTGGCAAAATAGTACAATTAAAAAAATATTAAGTAATGAAAAATATTATGGGGATTTGATTCAGCAAAAAACAATTACTGTAGATTATTTAACTCATAAGAGAAAGAAAAATAATGGTGAAGCACCAAAGTATGAAATTAAAAATCATCATAAAGGGATAATATCAAAAGAGGATTTTTTAAAGGTTCAGGATATAATGAAAAAACGGGCAGCAGAGTTTGGTAACTTGCCTGAGAATAGAAACAAATATACTAGAAGATATGCTTTTAGTGGAAAGATAATATGCGGTAATTGTGGAGCGGTTTTTAAAAGAAGAACTTGGAATAATAAATCAAAATACAAGAAGATAGTGTGGCAGTGTAGCACATACATTAATGAAGGAAAAAATAAATGTGATATGAAAGCAATAGATGATAATACTCTAAAAGCAGTATTTGTAGAGATGTTTAATAGACTTTATGAAAATAAAAATAATTTCTTCAAAGCTTTTATTGATAACATAGATAAAGTTTTGAAGGAGAGTGCAAAATGTGAAAATGTATCTAAGCTAGATAAAGAAATAGACAATGCTAATGAAGAAATTAAAAAACTTATAAGGCAGCAGATTAAGGGACAATTACAGGATGAAGTTTTTGATATAAAGCATAAATCATTAAATGAAAAGCTGCAAGAGCTTAAAGCTAGTAAAAATACAGTAGCTTTTAATGGTAATAAATACAAGGAGATTTTAAAAAGAAGTAAAGAAATAGAAAGAATAATTGAAATGAGAAAAAGTACTCTTATAGAGTTTGATGATGATATATTTAAAAATTTAATAGAGAAAATAGTGGTTGTTACACCTACACATTTAGAATTTCATTTAAAAAATGGTATGAAGGTTAAAGAAGAATTTACTAAAAAATAA
- a CDS encoding SHOCT domain-containing protein — MKYTIEYLVSRSILKELLKDNVITEDEFNKIDIENKKSFNK, encoded by the coding sequence ATGAAATATACTATAGAATATTTAGTAAGTAGATCAATACTAAAAGAATTATTAAAAGATAACGTGATTACAGAAGATGAGTTTAATAAGATAGATATAGAAAATAAAAAGAGTTTTAATAAATAG
- a CDS encoding N-acetylmuramoyl-L-alanine amidase family protein, with product MARLCFDYGHGGVDSGACYKGRKESNDVLSVGKAVAEEVRRHWVTVDETRTSDATVSLNDRSNFENRSTYDYFISFHRNAYEPEKAKGAETYTYLNQGAKAKGLAEKIQSSLVNVGFKNRGVKKANFHVLRETKAPAVLVEMGFIDNSGDNALFDSKRNEIVKAIAKAILSQLGTGYKENVVNKPQVTIKSSPSSSEENLYRVMSGSYKVRENAEQ from the coding sequence ATGGCTAGATTATGTTTTGATTATGGACATGGTGGAGTAGATAGTGGAGCTTGTTACAAGGGCAGAAAAGAAAGTAATGATGTATTAAGTGTGGGCAAGGCTGTAGCAGAAGAAGTTAGGAGACATTGGGTTACTGTTGATGAAACAAGAACTAGCGATGCTACAGTAAGTCTTAATGATAGAAGTAACTTTGAGAATAGAAGCACATATGATTATTTTATATCCTTTCATAGAAATGCTTATGAGCCAGAAAAAGCTAAAGGTGCTGAAACTTACACCTATTTAAATCAAGGAGCAAAGGCTAAGGGGTTAGCAGAGAAAATTCAAAGTTCTTTAGTAAATGTTGGTTTCAAAAATCGAGGTGTAAAGAAAGCTAACTTCCATGTGTTAAGAGAAACTAAAGCACCAGCAGTTCTTGTAGAGATGGGATTTATTGATAATAGTGGAGATAATGCTTTGTTTGATAGCAAGAGAAATGAAATAGTTAAGGCTATTGCAAAAGCTATATTATCTCAGTTAGGTACAGGATATAAAGAAAATGTAGTTAATAAACCTCAAGTAACAATAAAGTCATCACCTTCATCAAGTGAAGAAAATCTTTATAGGGTTATGTCGGGATCTTATAAAGTTCGAGAAAATGCAGAACAGTAA
- a CDS encoding phage holin family protein: MKNIIETIQMIFATIGGWLGWILGGADGFLYALITFVIIDYLTGIMASILEQNLSSEVGFRGIFKKVITFVLVGVAHIIDFYIIGSGSAIRTAVIFFYISNEGISILENTARIGLPIPDKLKNILDQLKEENKNG, translated from the coding sequence ATGAAAAATATTATTGAAACTATACAAATGATATTTGCAACTATAGGTGGATGGCTTGGATGGATACTTGGAGGGGCAGATGGATTCTTATATGCACTTATAACTTTTGTTATTATTGATTATTTAACTGGAATTATGGCATCTATTCTTGAACAAAATTTATCTAGCGAAGTAGGGTTTAGAGGAATATTTAAAAAGGTAATTACTTTTGTTTTAGTAGGAGTAGCTCATATAATTGATTTTTATATTATTGGCAGTGGTAGTGCAATTCGTACCGCTGTTATATTTTTTTATATATCCAATGAAGGAATCAGTATCTTAGAAAATACAGCAAGAATAGGACTTCCAATACCAGATAAATTAAAAAATATTTTAGATCAGTTAAAGGAGGAAAATAAAAATGGCTAG
- a CDS encoding phage tail spike protein, producing MICIYDKKTTKGNFETNGLGVLDEVISCFITEELNGDYELELEYSAKGRKSKYLEEWNIIKADGQLFRIYRVEKISKEIKTIKVWAKHIFYDLLYYFIEDSRAVNCSIKTAMEKALPGDVSTIYKVDSDIILANTIYFVQTNPVEAMFGIIKRWKCGEIKRDNFDIKILKQIGKDSGVLIAQGKNILGIKFNSDTKDVVTKLYPVGYNGIKLTEKYINIPNWNSDKYPPFPIVKKIQFKEAEDEVTLRAMAKESIKTIGLSKVNIEVDFIELSKTKEYENYKHLQKVNVGDRVIVRYKDFDIDIKVPVIRIRKDVLGGLNAKVELGQSKDNILNKMDTSEIKTTVDELGNKVAETLTSMLYYANPVEFTVGTSKIQPVYLGISAVASTNLSMNFSLYCIANEECTLTIQIQLDGEDITFTPKQKLLKGDNVVGIPIGIPQVKCGPHYLGIFLCLDTGSMKIPKFNLQCMIDGRNLQGGLNAEPPHAEVKEYQPLVNINGMYFKKFQAGNQIITFKEPIPVIFGEDMILNNNLFRDKKITTNYNISFK from the coding sequence TTGATATGCATCTATGACAAGAAAACCACAAAAGGCAACTTTGAAACTAATGGTCTTGGAGTTCTAGATGAAGTTATAAGTTGTTTTATTACAGAAGAACTTAATGGAGATTATGAGTTAGAACTTGAATATTCAGCTAAGGGAAGAAAATCAAAATACCTAGAAGAATGGAACATAATTAAAGCAGATGGGCAGCTTTTTAGAATTTATAGAGTTGAAAAGATAAGTAAAGAAATTAAGACAATAAAAGTTTGGGCAAAGCATATCTTCTATGATCTTCTGTACTATTTTATTGAAGATAGTAGAGCTGTAAATTGTAGTATAAAAACTGCTATGGAAAAAGCTCTGCCGGGAGATGTTAGTACTATATACAAAGTTGATAGCGATATTATTTTAGCTAATACCATTTACTTTGTTCAAACTAATCCTGTTGAAGCTATGTTTGGAATAATTAAAAGATGGAAATGTGGAGAAATTAAAAGAGATAATTTTGATATAAAAATATTAAAGCAAATAGGAAAAGATTCAGGAGTTTTAATAGCTCAAGGTAAAAATATTTTAGGAATTAAATTTAATTCTGATACTAAAGATGTTGTTACAAAGCTTTATCCAGTAGGTTACAATGGAATAAAACTTACTGAGAAATATATAAACATACCTAACTGGAATAGTGATAAGTATCCACCTTTTCCTATAGTTAAAAAGATTCAATTTAAAGAAGCTGAGGATGAAGTAACCTTAAGAGCTATGGCAAAAGAAAGTATAAAAACCATAGGACTTAGTAAAGTAAATATTGAAGTGGATTTTATAGAACTTAGTAAAACTAAAGAATACGAAAATTATAAACATCTACAAAAGGTTAATGTAGGAGATAGAGTCATTGTAAGATACAAAGACTTTGATATAGATATTAAGGTTCCAGTTATAAGAATTAGGAAAGATGTACTTGGAGGATTAAATGCAAAAGTAGAACTAGGGCAATCTAAAGATAATATTTTAAATAAAATGGATACTTCTGAAATTAAAACAACTGTAGATGAACTTGGAAACAAGGTAGCAGAAACACTAACATCAATGCTTTATTACGCAAATCCAGTAGAGTTTACAGTTGGTACAAGCAAAATACAACCTGTATATTTGGGAATATCTGCAGTAGCATCAACAAATCTTTCAATGAATTTCTCATTATATTGTATAGCAAATGAAGAATGTACACTTACCATTCAAATTCAACTAGATGGAGAAGACATCACTTTTACCCCAAAGCAAAAGCTTTTAAAAGGAGATAATGTTGTAGGAATACCTATAGGAATACCACAAGTTAAATGTGGTCCTCACTATTTAGGTATTTTTTTATGCCTTGATACAGGAAGTATGAAAATACCAAAGTTTAATCTTCAATGTATGATTGATGGAAGAAATCTTCAAGGGGGACTAAATGCAGAACCACCTCATGCAGAAGTTAAGGAGTATCAACCACTTGTTAATATTAATGGTATGTATTTTAAAAAATTCCAAGCAGGAAATCAGATTATAACTTTTAAAGAACCTATACCAGTTATATTTGGTGAAGATATGATTTTAAATAATAATTTATTTAGGGATAAAAAAATTACAACAAATTATAATATAAGCTTTAAATAA
- a CDS encoding distal tail protein Dit: protein MKILSFTFGNKNSYDDFGIIISKRPSIPSPKRRVTYIDIPDKSSNLKFDEGTFEDITILVECGVKSKANLVDKIDEIKAWLINTGESDLIFSFQPDKKYIAQVVNMIDFKQVLKYTSRFPIIFNCKPFKYAVKEKIITITKNNSTIYNEGTFQSEPVIKVYGSGDIKLKINDADITVKKVDGYVTIDSVLKDCYKDEVLKNGDMIGEFPVLKIGENVVSFSGNVGKVEVRINELWI, encoded by the coding sequence ATTAAAATTTTAAGTTTTACTTTTGGAAATAAAAACAGCTATGATGATTTTGGAATAATAATATCAAAACGACCTTCTATTCCTTCTCCTAAAAGAAGAGTAACTTATATAGACATTCCAGATAAAAGTTCTAATCTAAAATTTGATGAGGGCACTTTTGAGGATATAACAATATTGGTTGAATGTGGAGTAAAATCAAAAGCTAATTTAGTAGACAAAATAGATGAAATAAAAGCATGGCTTATAAATACTGGAGAAAGTGATTTAATATTTAGCTTTCAGCCTGATAAAAAATACATTGCCCAGGTAGTAAATATGATTGATTTTAAGCAAGTTTTAAAATACACATCAAGATTTCCAATAATATTTAACTGCAAACCGTTCAAATATGCAGTGAAAGAAAAAATAATTACAATAACTAAAAACAATTCTACTATATATAATGAAGGAACTTTTCAAAGTGAACCTGTCATTAAGGTTTATGGTAGTGGAGATATAAAACTAAAGATTAATGATGCTGATATTACTGTAAAAAAGGTAGATGGGTATGTAACAATAGATTCAGTTCTAAAGGATTGTTATAAAGACGAGGTTTTAAAAAATGGAGATATGATTGGGGAGTTTCCAGTTCTTAAGATTGGAGAAAATGTTGTGAGTTTTAGTGGGAATGTTGGTAAGGTGGAGGTTAGGATTAATGAGTTGTGGATATAG